A region of Myxococcus stipitatus DSM 14675 DNA encodes the following proteins:
- a CDS encoding protein kinase domain-containing protein, which translates to MLAPDSLVLDGRFRVLRPLGSGGMGEVYLGEQVSLGRKVAIKVLHHDLNAQPGMAERFKREARLLSAVEHPAVVRIVDFGESGDHACLVMEFVEGESLFDVLAQGPMAPGRALPLLHQLAEGLAAIHDKGIIHRDLKPENVFISPGARGEQARLLDFGIARLVEPDAQSNVSQVGVVLGTPEYLSPEQAVGAKVDTRSDLYTFGVLIYRVLAGRLPFDGPQARHFLAQHASHAPLPLDRAAPSLSRYIGLLSLVMRLLEKNPTKRPQNAHELADALAAAHASLSVLTPGLGTPVYTSPVPSNTTPSGTSVFGAGGAVATGTPSPSGTAVFGGADAVAAMPSGPTGTSAFGALDAPAPMPQRASQGTAAFGVEPVARSNTATFGTARPAITGPSLSSSNSVVRPQNLTVMLTDIQGFTERTSRQTHEENARMLETHDRLLMPLVRDHEGRLVQKRGDALLVVFRSPTAGLLCGMAMQDRLWRHNQTLPEEERLHVRVCLHAGEVLLTSDTVLGEPMEVLETVEHVAAAGEVTFTEAVNLARNRAEADVEPCGSITLPAREEQLQLYRCLRAAEGLPFGGRFEKQSALALRVAPALRKTGAALASFKAGLRAFSLKDTLRSGLSPASLEQGLARTVAFTRAKPRQAAAVFGALVLLGGGVAWVVYRSSPAVHAMSLLKDGNKTEALAVLNATSNEEQKQAPVRRALAATHHALGNHDKERVLLATLDVEGRAAVEDSVLDGLAEDFGRGDTEDLARLLGTFPKERIRPHFLDRVEEDFSPTQWGALRYLDAIKATEGIDLVVAYTKALDGKDCGVRRVAARRLGQLGNMDAVPALIRLAELTESKSGDCGQDEANRAIQKLNKKGG; encoded by the coding sequence GTGCTGGCTCCCGACTCTCTCGTCCTCGACGGTCGCTTCCGGGTCCTCCGTCCGTTGGGCTCGGGCGGCATGGGGGAAGTGTACCTGGGTGAACAGGTCTCCTTGGGCCGCAAGGTGGCCATCAAGGTCCTTCACCATGACCTCAACGCCCAGCCCGGCATGGCCGAGCGCTTCAAGCGCGAGGCCCGCCTCCTCTCCGCCGTCGAGCACCCCGCCGTGGTGCGCATCGTCGACTTCGGTGAGTCCGGCGACCACGCGTGTCTGGTGATGGAGTTCGTGGAGGGCGAGAGCCTCTTCGACGTCCTCGCCCAAGGCCCCATGGCCCCGGGGCGCGCGCTGCCGCTGCTGCACCAGCTGGCCGAGGGCCTCGCCGCCATCCACGACAAGGGCATCATCCACCGGGACCTGAAGCCGGAGAACGTCTTCATCTCCCCGGGCGCGAGAGGTGAGCAGGCCCGCCTCCTGGACTTCGGCATCGCGCGCCTGGTGGAGCCGGACGCGCAGAGCAACGTCAGCCAGGTGGGCGTGGTGCTCGGCACCCCGGAGTACCTGTCACCGGAGCAGGCGGTGGGCGCGAAGGTGGACACGCGCAGCGACCTCTACACCTTCGGGGTGTTGATCTACCGCGTGCTCGCCGGCCGCCTTCCCTTCGATGGGCCCCAGGCGCGCCACTTCCTCGCGCAGCATGCCTCGCACGCCCCGCTGCCGCTGGACCGGGCCGCGCCGTCGCTGTCGCGCTACATCGGCCTGCTGTCGCTGGTGATGCGGCTGCTCGAGAAGAACCCGACGAAGCGGCCGCAGAACGCGCACGAGCTCGCGGACGCCCTGGCCGCCGCCCACGCGTCCCTCTCCGTCCTCACCCCGGGCCTGGGCACGCCCGTCTACACAAGCCCCGTCCCGAGCAACACCACGCCGTCGGGCACGTCCGTCTTCGGCGCGGGAGGCGCGGTGGCCACGGGCACCCCGAGCCCCAGCGGCACCGCGGTCTTCGGCGGCGCGGACGCGGTGGCGGCGATGCCCTCGGGCCCCACCGGGACCTCCGCCTTCGGAGCCCTGGACGCCCCGGCCCCCATGCCCCAGCGCGCCAGCCAGGGCACGGCCGCGTTCGGCGTGGAGCCGGTGGCGCGCTCGAACACGGCCACCTTCGGGACAGCGCGCCCCGCCATCACCGGGCCCTCGCTGTCGAGCAGCAACTCGGTGGTGCGACCGCAGAACCTGACGGTGATGCTCACCGACATCCAGGGCTTCACCGAGCGCACCAGCCGGCAGACGCACGAAGAGAACGCGCGGATGCTGGAGACGCATGACCGGCTCCTGATGCCGCTGGTGCGAGACCACGAAGGACGGCTCGTGCAGAAGCGCGGAGACGCGCTGCTCGTGGTGTTCCGCTCGCCCACCGCGGGCCTGCTGTGCGGCATGGCCATGCAGGACCGCCTGTGGCGGCACAACCAGACGCTCCCGGAGGAGGAGCGGCTCCACGTGCGCGTGTGCTTGCACGCGGGCGAAGTGCTGCTGACCTCGGACACCGTGCTGGGCGAGCCGATGGAGGTGCTCGAGACGGTGGAGCACGTCGCCGCCGCGGGCGAGGTGACCTTCACCGAGGCGGTGAACCTGGCGCGCAACCGCGCCGAGGCGGACGTGGAGCCGTGTGGCTCCATCACCCTGCCCGCCCGCGAGGAGCAGCTCCAGCTCTACCGCTGCCTGCGCGCGGCGGAGGGACTCCCCTTCGGCGGACGCTTCGAGAAGCAGAGCGCCCTCGCGCTGCGCGTGGCCCCGGCGCTGCGCAAGACGGGCGCGGCCCTGGCCTCCTTCAAGGCGGGCCTCCGCGCCTTCTCGCTGAAGGACACCCTGCGCTCGGGCCTGTCCCCCGCGAGCCTCGAGCAGGGTCTGGCGCGGACGGTGGCGTTCACTCGCGCGAAGCCCCGGCAGGCCGCGGCGGTGTTCGGCGCCCTGGTCCTCCTGGGCGGTGGCGTGGCGTGGGTCGTGTACCGCAGCAGCCCCGCCGTACACGCCATGTCCCTGCTGAAGGACGGCAACAAGACCGAGGCGCTCGCGGTGCTCAACGCGACCTCCAACGAGGAGCAGAAGCAGGCCCCCGTGCGGCGCGCGCTGGCGGCCACGCACCATGCGCTGGGCAACCACGACAAGGAGCGGGTGCTGCTCGCCACGCTCGACGTGGAGGGGCGCGCGGCGGTGGAGGACTCCGTGCTGGATGGGCTCGCGGAGGACTTCGGCCGCGGTGACACCGAGGACCTCGCGCGCCTGCTGGGCACCTTCCCCAAGGAGCGCATCCGCCCGCACTTCCTGGACCGCGTCGAGGAGGACTTCTCTCCCACGCAGTGGGGCGCGCTGCGCTACCTGGATGCCATCAAGGCCACGGAGGGAATCGACCTCGTGGTGGCGTACACCAAGGCGCTGGACGGCAAGGATTGCGGCGTGCGCCGCGTCGCCGCCAGACGCCTGGGACAGCTGGGGAACATGGACGCCGTCCCCGCGCTCATCCGGCTGGCCGAGCTGACCGAATCCAAGAGCGGCGACTGTGGCCAGGACGAGGCGAACCGGGCCATCCAGAAGCTCAACAAGAAGGGCGGCTGA
- a CDS encoding NlpC/P60 family protein encodes MSRLHLFATVPLCALIGCATVKSHPVETSLEAPSPVAVHSPEPAAPAPAVGEGLAVDAPVAVVTPPTGEVSAETVAKPEAGGEGPPPVSKVEAAASPRLVVTPEVVSTVVSEEKNRPLVTGVVAAALEAVALVVSPGSREDGFWDAYRTPMQMARLIVSRSSQLVGERNLARLSRGMPNDCSGFVRLAYLSAGIDLVAHGFLAGENAVSAIFRRATTGGRIHHNAPRPGDLVFFRETYDRNRDGRRNDGMTHVGVVEGMASDGTVTFIHRGSKGVARSRMNLTHPEKHQLAQGGPVVNDFLRPATKRSRAYLTGELFVAFASPEGL; translated from the coding sequence TTGTCTCGTCTTCACCTGTTCGCCACCGTTCCGCTGTGTGCCCTCATCGGCTGCGCCACTGTGAAGTCCCACCCGGTGGAGACCTCGCTGGAGGCTCCATCCCCCGTGGCGGTGCACTCCCCGGAGCCCGCCGCACCGGCTCCTGCGGTGGGCGAGGGACTCGCGGTGGACGCACCCGTGGCGGTGGTGACTCCGCCCACGGGTGAGGTCTCCGCGGAGACGGTGGCGAAGCCGGAGGCGGGGGGCGAAGGTCCGCCGCCCGTGTCGAAGGTCGAAGCCGCGGCGTCCCCGCGCCTCGTCGTGACGCCCGAGGTGGTGTCCACCGTCGTGTCGGAAGAGAAGAACCGGCCGCTGGTGACGGGGGTCGTCGCGGCGGCGCTGGAGGCTGTCGCGCTCGTCGTCTCTCCGGGCTCGCGCGAGGATGGCTTCTGGGATGCGTACCGCACGCCCATGCAGATGGCGCGGCTCATCGTGTCGCGCTCCTCGCAGCTCGTGGGGGAGCGCAACCTGGCGCGGCTCAGCCGGGGCATGCCGAATGACTGCTCGGGCTTCGTGCGCCTGGCCTATCTCTCCGCGGGCATCGACCTGGTGGCGCACGGCTTCCTCGCGGGAGAGAACGCCGTCTCCGCCATCTTCCGTCGCGCCACGACGGGTGGACGCATCCACCACAACGCGCCTCGCCCCGGTGACCTCGTCTTCTTCCGCGAGACGTATGACCGCAACCGCGACGGCCGCCGCAATGATGGGATGACCCACGTGGGCGTGGTGGAGGGGATGGCCTCGGATGGCACCGTCACCTTCATCCACCGAGGCAGCAAGGGTGTGGCGCGCAGCCGGATGAACCTCACGCATCCCGAGAAGCACCAGCTCGCGCAGGGCGGCCCCGTGGTGAATGACTTCCTGCGCCCCGCCACCAAGCGCTCGCGGGCGTACCTCACGGGCGAGCTCTTCGTCGCCTTCGCCTCTCCCGAAGGGCTGTAG